A genome region from Arachis duranensis cultivar V14167 chromosome 8, aradu.V14167.gnm2.J7QH, whole genome shotgun sequence includes the following:
- the LOC107462280 gene encoding cyanidin 3-O-galactoside 2''-O-xylosyltransferase FGGT1 yields the protein MAAMEQASPPPPVHIAIFPWFAMGHYTPFLHFSNKLAKRGHRISFFVPRTTISKLQHLNLHPHLITFIPITVPHVHGLPRDAETTSDVPFSLFPLIATAMDQTENDIELLLQELNPQIVFFDFQHWLPNITRKLGIKSMQYWIVYPFSLAYFDKGPRQRQSQGNDLTESDLMKPPPGFPDSSVKLHAHELRFVASTMKWEFGSGVPIYDRFRIGRELADAIGFKGCREIDGRYTDFFENFLKLGYIFLGQN from the coding sequence ATGGCAGCCATGGAACAAGCATCTCCTCCTCCTCCAGTACACATAGCCATATTTCCATGGTTTGCCATGGGACACTACACCCCATTTCTTCACTTCTCAAACAAACTTGCAAAGAGAGGCCACAGAATCTCCTTCTTCGTCCCGAGAACAACAATCTCAAAGCTTCAACACCTAAACCTTCACCCACACCTCATCACCTTCATCCCCATCACTGTTCCTCATGTCCATGGCCTTCCCCGTGATGCTGAAACCACTTCTGACGTTcccttctctctttttcctcTGATCGCCACAGCCATGGATCAAACAGAGAACGACATCgagcttctccttcaagagCTAAACCCGCAGATCGTGTTCTTCGATTTCCAACACTGGCTACCCAACATAACTCGAAAACTCGGCATCAAATCCATGCAATACTGGATCGTCTATCCGTTTTCATTGGCCTACTTTGATAAAGGACCAAGACAGAGACAGAGTCAAGGGAATGATTTAACGGAATCTGATCTCATGAAACCTCCACCAGGGTTTCCCGATTCATCGGTGAAGCTTCACGCACACGAGCTTCGCTTCGTAGCTTCCACAATGAAATGGGAATTCGGAAGCGGTGTTCCGATATATGATCGGTTCAGAATTGGAAGAGAGTTAGCAGATGCAATTGGGTTCAAAGGTTGCAGAGAAATTGATGGTCGGTACACTGATTTCTTCgagaattttttaaagttaggATACAtatttttgggacaaaattaa